In Alteribacter keqinensis, a single window of DNA contains:
- the rpsL gene encoding 30S ribosomal protein S12, producing the protein MPTINQLVRKGRVSKVRKSDSPALNKGYNSFKKVQTDLSSPQKRGVCTRVGTMTPKKPNSALRKYARVRLTNQIEVTAYIPGIGHNLQEHSVVLIRGGRVKDLPGVRYHIVRGALDTAGVENRAQGRSKYGTKRPKK; encoded by the coding sequence ATGCCTACAATTAACCAGTTAGTACGCAAAGGTCGCGTATCTAAAGTTAGAAAGTCCGACTCACCAGCTTTAAATAAAGGTTACAACAGCTTCAAGAAAGTTCAAACGGACTTGAGCTCACCGCAAAAGCGTGGCGTTTGTACTCGTGTTGGTACAATGACACCAAAGAAACCAAACTCCGCATTGCGTAAATATGCTCGTGTACGTCTTACGAACCAAATTGAAGTGACAGCTTATATCCCAGGAATCGGGCACAACCTTCAGGAACACAGTGTTGTCCTCATCCGTGGTGGACGAGTAAAAGACTTACCGGGGGTACGTTACCACATCGTACGTGGTGCGCTTGATACTGCCGGAGTTGAAAACCGTGCACAAGGTCGTTCCAAGTACGGAACAAAGCGTCCTAAAAAATAA
- a CDS encoding 50S ribosomal protein L7ae-like protein, with translation MSYEKVVQANERIVGTKQTLKALEEQQVKELIIADDADHGVLSKVLALAEDQGVPIQTVDSMKKLGKACGIDVSAAIVAIKK, from the coding sequence ATGTCTTATGAAAAAGTAGTGCAGGCCAATGAACGAATAGTGGGCACGAAACAAACTTTAAAAGCACTGGAAGAACAGCAGGTTAAAGAATTAATCATTGCCGACGATGCTGATCACGGTGTACTTTCCAAAGTCCTGGCGCTAGCCGAAGACCAGGGGGTACCGATTCAGACCGTTGATTCCATGAAAAAGCTTGGAAAAGCATGCGGAATTGACGTATCAGCAGCGATTGTAGCAATTAAAAAGTAA